CAGAGCAGACCGAACACCATGGTTCCAGGAACGAGGTTGCACGGTGTACGTAGTGATCATGGGTTGCGGACGCGTCGGTTCGTCGCTGGCCTACGCCCTGGTCCGGGTGGGGCACGACGTCACCGTGATCGATCGGGACCCCAGTTCCTTCCTGCGCCTGGGCCCAGACTTCCCCGGTGAGCAGGTGACCGGTGTCGGTTTCGATCGAGATGTGCTGATCAGCGCGGGAATCGAGCGTGCGGACGCGTTCGCGGCCGTCTCCTCCGGCGACAACTCCAACATCATCGCCGCCCGGGTGGCCAGGGAGATGTTCGGCGTGGAGCGCGTGGTCGCCCGGATCTACGACGCCAAGCGCGCCGCCGTCTACGAGCGCCTCGGCATTCCGACCATCGCGACGGTGCCGTGGACCACCGACCGGTTCCTGCGGGCGCTCGTCGGCGACCCCAGCACCACCACGTGGCGCGATCCCACCGGAACAGTTGCTGTGACGCAGCTGACGCTGCACGAGGAGTGGTACGGCCGCACCGTGCGCGATCTGGAGCAGACCATCGCGGCCAGAGTGGCATTCATCATCCGATTCGGCCAGGGACTGCTGCCCGACAGCAAGACCATCGTCCAGGCCGACGACATCGTCTACGTGGCCGCGGCGTCCGGCTCTGTGGGCGAGGCCGTCGCCCTGGCGGCGAAGCCCCCAGCGAGCGAGGACTGAATATGAAAGTAGCCATCGCCGGAGCGGGCGCCGTCGGGCGATCGATCGCCAGGGAGCTCCTGCGCGGCGGGCACCGGGTCATGCTGCTGGAACGTCAGCGCGAGCACCTCGATCCCGCCGCGGTCCCGGATGCCGTCTGGGTGCACGCCGACGCCTGCGAACTCGCGCTGCTGGAGGACGCCGGGCTGGAGACGTACGAGGTGGTCATCGCGGCCACCGGCGACGACAAGGCGAACCTGGTGCACAGCCTGCTCGCCAAGACCGAGTTCGGGGTGCGCCGGGTGGTGGCGCGGGTGAACGACCCGCGCAACGAGTGGCTCTTCGACGCGTCCTGGGGCGTCGATGTCGCGGTGTCCACACCGCGGCTGCTCGCCTCGCTGGTCGAGGAGGCGGTGTCCGTGGGCGATCTGGTTCGCCTGATGACGCTGCGTCAGGGCCAGGCGAACCTGGTGGAGATAACGCTGCCCGCGGACACCGCGCTGGCAGGCAAGCCGGTGCGCACGCTCACCCTGCCGCGCGACGCCGCCCTGGTGACGATC
The DNA window shown above is from Nocardia sp. NBC_01730 and carries:
- a CDS encoding potassium channel family protein, encoding MYVVIMGCGRVGSSLAYALVRVGHDVTVIDRDPSSFLRLGPDFPGEQVTGVGFDRDVLISAGIERADAFAAVSSGDNSNIIAARVAREMFGVERVVARIYDAKRAAVYERLGIPTIATVPWTTDRFLRALVGDPSTTTWRDPTGTVAVTQLTLHEEWYGRTVRDLEQTIAARVAFIIRFGQGLLPDSKTIVQADDIVYVAAASGSVGEAVALAAKPPASED
- a CDS encoding potassium channel family protein, which codes for MKVAIAGAGAVGRSIARELLRGGHRVMLLERQREHLDPAAVPDAVWVHADACELALLEDAGLETYEVVIAATGDDKANLVHSLLAKTEFGVRRVVARVNDPRNEWLFDASWGVDVAVSTPRLLASLVEEAVSVGDLVRLMTLRQGQANLVEITLPADTALAGKPVRTLTLPRDAALVTILRGGRVIVPQPDDPFEGDDELLFVTSLEAEEDLRLELANHGIRP